Below is a window of Desmonostoc muscorum LEGE 12446 DNA.
AAAGAAATGGTATTACAGCAGTTTTCATGCATTTGAGCCACATCTGTCGTAGGGGCACAGCAATGCTGTGCCCCTACGCGTGGTCTATTTACCTGAAAATAACTGTAATTTTGAATTATCAATTAAATTAGAGGAAACCAATTTAACCAAGCATCCCACTTTTCCACAATTTTGGCGAATTCTGCATAACCTCCTGCTCTAGGATGAGCGCCATCATTAGCTCTTGCCTCATCTATCCAAATATTTGATTTTTCTAGAATTGGAAACACATCTAAATAAGGCACATTTAAATCTTGGCAAATTAAAGCTAAATGTTGAGTTAAATCAGTGTTCCTTTGCCTTCTTTCAAGGTCTTCTTGTTCTGCGTATGGTGCTAGCCCAATCATTAAAACAGGATATAACTGTTGCGCTTTCCTTAAAATTTCTTGGGCATTTTTGAGTGAATCTGCTAAATCTACACGAGTTTTACCATTTTCTATTGTTGTGTCATTTAATCCAAAAGAAAACACAACTCTGCCATCATATTCTTTTGGCAAACGCAGCGATACTTCTTGTAACCAACGCTTTGCTATATCCCTACTCGTATCACGCCTAATTCCTAAATTATAGTAAGTGATGTCATAACCCTTTTTATTAGCGTTAGCACATACTCTCCCCGTCCAACCCAGACATTCAGGGTCACCAGTACCGTTAACAAAAGAGTCACCAACAAAACAAATTCTGACTTCACGTAGCTGTAATGAATTCATTGAATAAATACTTCTGTAATTTAAAGCTTTACAACATACAAAAAAAAAGAGAGGCAATTAATTTTACCTCTCTTAATAAATCAACTTCAAAGGTACTAGACTTTAGCTTTTACCTTTTAATTTTTAGTATCTGCTGGGTTTGTGAACGATAAAGCTGAGAATTTGGCACTGCTTGATGTTGTCAAAACCCACAACGCGGATGTAGTGGCTGGAATATTGAGAACGGCAAGATTGAACTTCGTTCAACACTTCTTGGGTAGATTTAGCGCCGAACAAAGGTAGCTTCCACAGTGTCCAGTATAATTCTGTTGGCTCAGAAGTTTCGTTGAATTCAACCGCTGGAATGTAACCTTGATTCAAAATGTACTGGATCTGCTTGGCAATTTGAGCATCAGACAGGGGAGGCAGATAAGAAAGGGTTTCGTAACGACGCTCTTTTGGTAGAGTTTGCATAGCTTTAGTGTTAAAGGATTGCGGTTGACTTCAGTTATCAGTCAACAGTTATCACTGCTGACTATTCACTGTTCATTACTTGGGTCTGAACTTGTTTGCTGTTCCGGTTGCAGACTGGGGTTTGATGTATCTATTTGTGTGATGCGTTCTAGATGCTGGCGACGCTGTTCCATGTTGGCTTGCTGAATGCCAGTACGAACCATTTCCGGTAAGAAATCGGTGACTTCTTCGGCAATATGTTCTCTAACAGTCATAATCCGCAATGCCAAATCTGGCTTTTCTCGGAACAGTTGTTTGATGTAAGTTTCTCCATCTTGAACTTTATCGGCAGAAAAGTTATGCAGCCAAAGTGCTAACGGAGGATTAGTTTCGCCCAGCTGTGCCAGTACTGTCCTTAGCGCCTGATATGTCAGGTAACTTTGGAGAGTCTTGGCTGTGTCCTTCGCAATTTGCTTGAGATTCATGCTTGACCCCAGCCCTTAACAGTTATGAGTTATGAGTTATGAGTTATGAGTTATGAATTAATGTAACTCTTAACTCCTAACTTCTAACTCTTAACTTTGGATCAGACGGTATCCATAGCTTCAAACTCAAACTTGATTTCTTTCCAGAGTTCGCAAGCAACGGCTAATTCAGGAGACCACTTAGCGGCTTCGCGGATAATGTCGTTACCTTCACGAGCCAAGTTGCGACCTTCGTTACGAGCTTGCACAACTGCTTCTAAAGCAACACGGTTAGCGGTAGCGCCAGGAGCGTTACCCCAGGGGTGACCGAGAGTACCACCACCGAATTGCAGTACGGAGTCATCACCAAAAATTTCTACGAGTGCAGGCATGTGCCAAATGTGGATACCACCAGAAGCAACTGCCATAACACCAGGTAGAGAAGCCCAGTCTTGCGTAAAGTAAATACCACGAGACTTGTCTTGTTCTACGTAGTTTTCACGCAATAGGTCAACGAAGCCCATTGTGATACCGCGCTCACCTTCCAACTTACCAACTACGGTGCCGGTGTGGATGTGGTCACCACCAGACAAACGTAGGGCTTTGGCTAATACACGGAAGTGAATACCGTGGTTCTTTTGACGGTCGATAACAGCGTGCATAGCGCGGTGGATGTGCAACAGGATACCGTTATCACGACACCAACGAGCCAATGTGGTGTTAGCGGTGAAACCTGCTGTCAGGTAGTCGTGCATGATGATGGGCTGTTTGAGTTCTTTAGCGTACTCAGCCCGTTGCAACATTTGTTCACAAGTGGGGGCGGTGACGTTGAGGTAGTGACCTTTGATTTCACCGGTTTCTGCTTGAGCTTTGGCAATAGCTTCAGATACGAACAAGAAGCGATCGCGCCATCTTTGGAATGGTGCTGAGTTGATGTTTTCGTCGTCTTTGGTGAAGTCCAAACCACCGCGTAAGCACTCGTATACAGCGCGTCCGTAGTTCTTAGCGGAAAGACCCAATTTGGGTTTGATGGTACAACCCAACAAAGGACGACCGTATTTGTTTAATTTGTCACGCTCAACTTGGATACCGTGAGGAGGTCCTTGGAAGGTCTTGATGTAAGCTACTGGAAAGCGGATGTCTTCCAAACGCAGTGCCCGCAAGGCTTTAAAACCAAATACGTTACCTACAATGGAGGTCAATACGTTGGTTACAGAACCTTCTTCAAACAGATCCAAGGGATAGGCAACATAGCAAATAAACTGGTTGTCTTCGCCGGGAACTGGTTCGATGTCATAGCAACGACCTTTGTAGCGATCGAGGTCGGTGAGCAAGTCCGTCCACACGGTTGTCCAGGTACCAGTGGAAGACTCAGCCGCTACAGCCGCACCTGCTTCTTCGGGAGGAACTCCGGGCTGAGGCGTAACACGGAATGCTGCTAGAAGATCTGTATCTTTAGGTGTGTAATCGGGGGTGTAATAAGTTAGTCTGTAATCCTTAACCCCGGCTTGATACCCAGATTTGCTCTGAGTCTTCGTTTGAGCGTAAGACATATTTTATCCTTCCCAGAAGTCACTCTTTTTACTTATCAAATCACGTACTGTGCAACTTTCCCACACCCCGCTCTTTCCCCCTTGAGCGGGGAGAAGATCGGGAAAAACTTTTGTTAGGGGTTGCCTTTGGTAGAGGTTAGCAGCTTTTTTGCGGCGGACACTTTGGTAGCGGTGGTAACCCTCCTCACCAGTGTTCTCCCCTTCTAGGGGCACACGACCTAGCGCTTCTACTGTTTCCTCTCCCTACACATCAAAATTCTTTTTTATCTGTTTCTCGCACTCGACTAAACCTTCTCAATTTCACCAAAACTCCCGCATTTTGCGGTCAGCATTTAGATAATTCCCCCATAAACTGGGGTATTCAGGGGATTGGGCTGGCTGGCACACATTCCCGCCTCTACACTCCTTTTATCTTCCCCTTAGTTGGAAAAGATACTAGAAAAGAATTTGCTTGACAGAGATTTAGCAGAGTGGTAAGTGAAAGATAAAAAATTGCACACCACGTAATTTGTAGCTTGTTTCACAATATATCAAGAATTCGATAAGTTATTCTTTGAAAGTTTTTAACTTATTTATTTAAATTTGTTATTACATAAAGATTTAAACTTTTTGTTAAGAAAGATTTACAAAATGTCATCAATGGTGTGGGGACTGGGGACTGGGGATTGGGGACTGGGGACTGGGGACTGGGGGCTGGGGACTGGGGACTAGGGACTGGGGACTGGGGACTAGGAAATAAATATTTAGGAATACTTTCTTAGTCAGTACCCAATCCCCAGTCTCCAACCCCAATGTTTAAAAAATCGAAGCTAGGGGAACACTGAAGTTAACCAAAAGCCAGTTTAGGTAACGGCTATGGGTAGTGTCTTCAAAGGAAATGCGATCGTGGTATTGTTTTGCAAGCGTACTAGTTTATTGATTACTTCTGTCTTGCTGGGGTTAATAACTCTACCCAGTATGGGATGGGCACAAAAAACGCCTGACATTAATTCATCTGATTTAGCTCCTGCTTACCCATCTTCACCACCGCCTCCGCGAGTAGATCCTTTACCCGATGCACGGGGAGTGCAAGAAAATTCGCCAGAAACCGATTATCGTGTGGGCAACTTACTGGCAGATGTTACGGGTAATCTTTGGGTAGGTTCTTGGCGGGGACTATCGCGGATTGACCCGAAAACTGGCAAGATTGTTTCTCGTGTGAGCTTACCGAATGTTGCCATTGGTGCTTTAGCCCAAGACAAAGTAGGACGCTTGTGGGTGGGAAGTTATGGCGGACTGATGCGAGTAGATCCCCGCACGAGCGAAATTACCGCGCAGAATTTATTTTTGCCTTCTAGACGGGTGTTGTCACTGTTAGTTGACAAACGGGGCTATTTGTGGGCTGGAACTGACAGTGGTTTAGCCCTAATTAGTCCCGACCAAGGTTTGATTATGACAACATTAAAAAATCTGCCTGGTGTCAGTGCTAATACCTTGACTTTGGATGCTGAAGGTCAACTGTGGGTTGGCACTCTTGATGGAGTAGTACGGGTTAATACTGCCAGTGCTGGGATTATGAAGCGAATCGCAGATTTACCGGGAACCACCGTCCAAGCCTTAGCTATCAGTCCAGAAGGCTTGATTTGGGCAGGAATGCCGAATAATTTGCTAGTTATTAACCCAAAAACTGGGGCAGTGTTGCGGTCTGTAACGCGGTTGCGTGGGCGTAACGTCACAGCAGTACGTTTTGCTAAAGATGGTAGTGTCTGGGTCGGTACTAACAATGGTTTGTTACGATTAAATCCAAATACCGGAGCTGTGTTAGACGCTGAAGTTGCTGGACTTCCTTCTAGTCGGATTCTTGCCCTTGCACCTGACATCGGCGATAAATTGTGGATCGGTACTAGTGAAGGTCTAGCTTGGTTAATGCCCAAAATGAGCAGTGCAAAACCCCATATTGCTTTCAGTCGCGCCGTGAAGTAGGGACTAGGGACTGGGGACTAGGGACTGGGGACTAGGAAAATTGATTCCTAATACCCAATACTTAATAACCAATGCCTAATCCCCAATCTAAAATCCAAAATCTAAAATCCAAAATTGGCAATGGCAATCACTACCCAGCAATTAATTCAATGGAAACAACAGGGACGTTCAATTGTGGCGTTGACCGCCTGGGATTATGCGATCGCTCAACTCCTCGACGCAGCTGGTGTAGACTTAATCCTCGTAGGTGACTCTATGGCAGTAGTTCTAGGCCATGAAACAACTCTGCCGATAACTTTAGATGAAATGATTTACCACGCCAAAGCTGTGCGTCGAGGAGTTAGACGCGCTTTTTTACTGGTTGATTTACCGTTTTTGACCTACCAGGAAAGCATCCAACAAGCGATACATTCAGCTGGTAGAGTTTTGAAAGAGACTGGAGCGCAAGGCGTCAAGTTAGAGGGTGGTTATCCAGAAATGGTAGAGACAGTTGCCCGTTTGGTGAAAGCCGGAATTCCAGTTATGGGTCATGTTGGTTTGACACCCCAATCAGTACATCAACTCGGTTTGCGACAACAGGGTAAATCCGAAGAAGCGAGTGAGAGAATTTTAAATGAAGCGATCGCTCTCGAACAAGCTGGTGCTTTTGCCATGTTGTTAGAGCATATACCCGCAGATTTGGCAATGCACATTACACAAAAACTTACCATTCCCACAATTGGTATTGGTGCAGGACCTCACTGTGACGGCCAAGTTTTAGTTACCTCAGATGTACTCGGTCTTGCAGAGAAGAATCCACCATTTGCCAAGGTTTACACAAATTTGCGGGAGACCATTACTAAAGCCGTGCAAGATTATGCCTTAGAAGTGCGAGAACGGAAGTTTCCCTAAACAAATGCGATGAATTTACAGAATCTGCGACGATTTTGATTTTCTACAGAAATATGTCTACATCGTAGGGGGATACATTCAAAGTCTCTGCCCTGGTAAGCTATCGATTATCAATTTTTAAACTTTTATTTTACAACCACATTGAACACAGAGGTGTTAAATACCGTTAACAAACTAACACTGGTGATTGTGCTGAAAGCTGAGTTTTTATTAAAAATTATAAACAAAGCTATCAGTTTTTGGATAGTGAGTTACTACTCTCGAAAATGTTAAGAAAAATTCGGATAATTGATAGCCTATTAGGAGAGAGGTGTTGCAGATAAAAATTAAAAGTAAAATCGAATTTAAGTATTAAAGCGGAAACAACATAATTCACCTCCGAAAATTCCGCAATTGCCACCAGGACAATTGTAGAAACCCAGTGTAGTCTTTAACTAGAAAAACAGTATCAGGCAGTTACTAGACAAAATGCCAACGATTGCCACTAAACTTTTATAATATTTGTCGTTCTTATGACTCCAAAAGACACCAAAATTAAATTTCCTCTTTGGCAATATCTCAACCAGCCCTTATTTAGTAGCGATACTAAATTAGTATTGAATCCCCATCGCTTTGCATTGATCTGGCGTCTTCAACTGCTAGAACGCTGCTGGACCAAAGAATGTGACGCTAAGGGGCCTCAACAGCATTAACTACATCAAAAGCCGACAAACTAAGCCTCGTCTACAGTACGGGGCTTTTTACCGTCCAGTAAGGTACTAACAGTCATGTCTCCCATGACATTAATCGCAGTACGGCAGCGATCCAAAAACCAATCTACAGTCACGAGCAAAGCTATGTACTGGGTAGGTAAACCTACAGAAGTAAACACCAGTGTCATTGTTACTAGTCCAGCATTGGGAATGTTCGCTGCACCGACGGATGCAAAAATCGAGGTGAGGATGACAATTACTTGCTGTCCCAGACTCAAATGTTGCCCAATTAGTTGGGAAATATACAATGCAGACATTGCTTCATAGAGGGCAGTACCATCATTGTTGAAATTTGC
It encodes the following:
- a CDS encoding ribulose bisphosphate carboxylase small subunit, whose product is MQTLPKERRYETLSYLPPLSDAQIAKQIQYILNQGYIPAVEFNETSEPTELYWTLWKLPLFGAKSTQEVLNEVQSCRSQYSSHYIRVVGFDNIKQCQILSFIVHKPSRY
- a CDS encoding GDSL-type esterase/lipase family protein → MNSLQLREVRICFVGDSFVNGTGDPECLGWTGRVCANANKKGYDITYYNLGIRRDTSRDIAKRWLQEVSLRLPKEYDGRVVFSFGLNDTTIENGKTRVDLADSLKNAQEILRKAQQLYPVLMIGLAPYAEQEDLERRQRNTDLTQHLALICQDLNVPYLDVFPILEKSNIWIDEARANDGAHPRAGGYAEFAKIVEKWDAWLNWFPLI
- the rcbX gene encoding RuBisCO chaperone RbcX, with the translated sequence MNLKQIAKDTAKTLQSYLTYQALRTVLAQLGETNPPLALWLHNFSADKVQDGETYIKQLFREKPDLALRIMTVREHIAEEVTDFLPEMVRTGIQQANMEQRRQHLERITQIDTSNPSLQPEQQTSSDPSNEQ
- a CDS encoding form I ribulose bisphosphate carboxylase large subunit; this translates as MSYAQTKTQSKSGYQAGVKDYRLTYYTPDYTPKDTDLLAAFRVTPQPGVPPEEAGAAVAAESSTGTWTTVWTDLLTDLDRYKGRCYDIEPVPGEDNQFICYVAYPLDLFEEGSVTNVLTSIVGNVFGFKALRALRLEDIRFPVAYIKTFQGPPHGIQVERDKLNKYGRPLLGCTIKPKLGLSAKNYGRAVYECLRGGLDFTKDDENINSAPFQRWRDRFLFVSEAIAKAQAETGEIKGHYLNVTAPTCEQMLQRAEYAKELKQPIIMHDYLTAGFTANTTLARWCRDNGILLHIHRAMHAVIDRQKNHGIHFRVLAKALRLSGGDHIHTGTVVGKLEGERGITMGFVDLLRENYVEQDKSRGIYFTQDWASLPGVMAVASGGIHIWHMPALVEIFGDDSVLQFGGGTLGHPWGNAPGATANRVALEAVVQARNEGRNLAREGNDIIREAAKWSPELAVACELWKEIKFEFEAMDTV
- the panB gene encoding 3-methyl-2-oxobutanoate hydroxymethyltransferase encodes the protein MAITTQQLIQWKQQGRSIVALTAWDYAIAQLLDAAGVDLILVGDSMAVVLGHETTLPITLDEMIYHAKAVRRGVRRAFLLVDLPFLTYQESIQQAIHSAGRVLKETGAQGVKLEGGYPEMVETVARLVKAGIPVMGHVGLTPQSVHQLGLRQQGKSEEASERILNEAIALEQAGAFAMLLEHIPADLAMHITQKLTIPTIGIGAGPHCDGQVLVTSDVLGLAEKNPPFAKVYTNLRETITKAVQDYALEVRERKFP
- a CDS encoding ligand-binding sensor domain-containing protein, with amino-acid sequence MGSVFKGNAIVVLFCKRTSLLITSVLLGLITLPSMGWAQKTPDINSSDLAPAYPSSPPPPRVDPLPDARGVQENSPETDYRVGNLLADVTGNLWVGSWRGLSRIDPKTGKIVSRVSLPNVAIGALAQDKVGRLWVGSYGGLMRVDPRTSEITAQNLFLPSRRVLSLLVDKRGYLWAGTDSGLALISPDQGLIMTTLKNLPGVSANTLTLDAEGQLWVGTLDGVVRVNTASAGIMKRIADLPGTTVQALAISPEGLIWAGMPNNLLVINPKTGAVLRSVTRLRGRNVTAVRFAKDGSVWVGTNNGLLRLNPNTGAVLDAEVAGLPSSRILALAPDIGDKLWIGTSEGLAWLMPKMSSAKPHIAFSRAVK